A section of the Paenibacillus aurantius genome encodes:
- a CDS encoding NAD(P)H-dependent oxidoreductase, with protein sequence MKRTLVLAAHPNLRESKINRAWLERLAGEEKVTIHDLYAEYPDFRIHVEKEQELAASHERLVFQFPFYWYSSPAILKEWQDAVLTYGWAYGSAGKALHGKEFMLALSTGGPEEAYGEGGYNRYPIGELLRPFQAMANLTGMTFLPPFLLHGVRTLSDEQIRASAEALAARLSE encoded by the coding sequence ATGAAAAGAACCCTAGTACTGGCCGCTCATCCGAACCTGCGGGAATCCAAAATCAACAGAGCCTGGCTGGAGAGGCTGGCCGGGGAGGAGAAGGTCACGATACACGACCTGTACGCCGAATATCCGGATTTCCGCATCCATGTGGAAAAGGAACAGGAGTTGGCGGCCTCCCATGAGCGGCTCGTATTTCAGTTTCCGTTCTACTGGTACAGCAGCCCGGCGATTCTGAAGGAGTGGCAGGACGCCGTACTGACCTACGGATGGGCTTACGGGTCAGCAGGAAAGGCTCTGCATGGAAAAGAGTTTATGCTGGCTCTCTCGACAGGCGGGCCTGAGGAGGCCTACGGAGAGGGCGGCTACAACCGGTATCCGATCGGAGAGCTGCTTCGTCCCTTCCAGGCGATGGCCAACCTGACCGGGATGACCTTCCTGCCCCCGTTTCTGCTCCATGGGGTTCGGACTCTGTCGGACGAGCAGATCCGGGCCAGTGCCGAAGCTCTTGCCGCCCGGCTAAGCGAGTAA
- a CDS encoding MarR family winged helix-turn-helix transcriptional regulator, translated as MQEEESILTFCLYFTANRFARDITKLAEKNYEFSDLSPSYLYLLMVVHFNPDITQKEICHKLSIAPSTSTRFIDKLVKERLVLRRMKGKESFISLTEEGEKTYQAFRSSLKKLFDDYSEVLGREFSLKLSEMLHEASLKLEK; from the coding sequence ATGCAGGAGGAAGAAAGCATCCTGACGTTCTGTCTATATTTCACAGCCAATCGATTTGCCCGGGATATCACGAAGCTGGCGGAGAAGAATTATGAATTCAGCGACCTTTCCCCGTCCTATCTGTACCTGCTCATGGTCGTCCATTTCAATCCGGACATTACCCAGAAAGAAATCTGCCATAAGCTCTCAATCGCTCCGTCAACCAGTACCCGATTTATCGACAAGCTGGTGAAAGAGCGTCTGGTGCTCCGACGGATGAAAGGCAAGGAGAGCTTCATCTCCCTAACCGAGGAAGGGGAGAAGACGTACCAGGCATTCCGTTCTTCGCTTAAGAAGCTGTTCGACGACTACTCCGAGGTGCTGGGCAGGGAGTTCAGCCTGAAGCTCAGTGAAATGCTGCACGAGGCTAGCTTGAAGCTGGAGAAATAG
- the rplT gene encoding 50S ribosomal protein L20, which yields MARVKGGFVTRRRHKKVLKLARGYFGSKHRLFRTAKQQVMKSLLYAYRDRRTKKRDFRRLWVTRINAAARVNGLSYSKFMYGLKLAGVNVNRKILADLAVSDAKAFSDLANAAKQKINA from the coding sequence ATGGCAAGAGTTAAGGGCGGGTTCGTCACTCGTCGTCGTCATAAAAAAGTATTGAAACTGGCAAGAGGATATTTCGGATCGAAGCACAGACTGTTTAGAACCGCTAAGCAGCAAGTGATGAAATCCCTGCTGTACGCTTACCGCGACCGCCGCACGAAGAAGCGCGACTTCCGCAGACTGTGGGTTACCCGCATCAACGCGGCTGCACGCGTGAACGGCTTGTCCTACAGCAAATTCATGTACGGCTTGAAGCTCGCCGGCGTGAACGTAAACCGCAAAATCCTCGCGGATCTGGCGGTTTCCGATGCGAAGGCCTTCTCCGACCTGGCCAACGCCGCTAAGCAAAAGATCAACGCGTAA
- the rpmI gene encoding 50S ribosomal protein L35: MPKMKTHRGAAKRFSKTGTGKLKINRANRRHLLESKSPGSKRSKRRGVLMASGDVKRVSQLLVYMK; this comes from the coding sequence ATGCCTAAAATGAAAACTCACCGTGGCGCCGCTAAGCGCTTCAGCAAGACGGGTACCGGTAAACTGAAAATCAACCGTGCCAACAGACGCCACCTGCTCGAAAGCAAATCCCCGGGAAGCAAACGCAGCAAGCGCAGAGGCGTTCTCATGGCCTCCGGAGACGTTAAGCGCGTAAGCCAACTGCTCGTTTACATGAAGTAA
- the infC gene encoding translation initiation factor IF-3, whose translation MINDEIRAKEVRLIGADSEQHGIVPIREALQMAADANLDLVNVAPTAKPPVCRIMDYGKYRYEMQKKEKEARKNQKIVEIKEVRFSATIDEHDFQTKLRNVLKFLNEGDKVKCSVRFRGREITHASIGQKVLERVAAEAESICNVERRPKLEGRSMIMILSPKA comes from the coding sequence ATGATCAACGACGAGATTCGCGCTAAGGAAGTTAGGCTTATTGGGGCTGACAGTGAACAGCATGGAATCGTACCGATTCGCGAAGCGCTTCAGATGGCGGCCGATGCCAATCTCGACTTGGTGAATGTAGCTCCGACGGCCAAACCGCCTGTATGCCGGATTATGGATTACGGAAAGTACCGTTACGAGATGCAGAAGAAAGAGAAGGAAGCCCGCAAGAATCAGAAGATCGTGGAGATCAAGGAAGTCCGCTTCAGCGCGACGATTGACGAACACGATTTTCAGACGAAGCTGCGTAACGTGCTCAAGTTTCTGAACGAAGGCGACAAGGTGAAATGCTCCGTGCGTTTCCGCGGACGGGAGATCACCCATGCCTCCATCGGGCAGAAGGTTCTGGAGCGTGTAGCGGCGGAAGCGGAGTCCATCTGCAACGTGGAGCGCCGGCCTAAGCTCGAAGGGCGCAGCATGATCATGATCCTTTCTCCAAAGGCGTAA
- a CDS encoding glycosyltransferase family 2 protein, giving the protein MLDNFLLVLQVVLALIGGYQLLLSFFGWYRRKTNVQHAPQKTFAVLVAAHNEEQVVGALIENLKNLDYPKELYDVFVICDNCTDNTADIVRQHGVYAFERHNASLRGKGYAIEWMLKELWKLPKSYDAVVMFDADNLVDVDYLRHMNNDLCSGSKVIQAYLDTKNPHDSWITSAYAITYWYCNRLWQLPRTNLGLANYLGGTGMCFDTQLLKEMGWGATSLVEDLEFTMRCVMRGVKPTFNYEAKVYDEKPLSFKASAKQRLRWMQGHFDVARRYFFPLFWQGLKERNWSKIDTAVYALNVYNVLLGSLCSIVLWINKSIPGITPFKSLFEMAPLVFIFVTIASVVQFPIALIIEKAPARIWKSLITFPVFMLSWWPVTLYAFFTQNNKQWSHTEHTRVIRLEEVQSKQAS; this is encoded by the coding sequence ATGCTGGACAATTTTTTACTGGTTTTGCAGGTTGTACTGGCGTTGATCGGAGGCTACCAGCTTCTTCTCAGCTTTTTCGGCTGGTACCGACGCAAAACGAATGTACAGCACGCTCCGCAAAAGACTTTTGCCGTCCTGGTAGCCGCGCATAACGAGGAACAGGTCGTAGGGGCGCTGATTGAGAACCTCAAAAACCTGGATTATCCGAAAGAACTTTACGATGTATTCGTGATTTGCGATAACTGCACCGACAACACCGCCGATATTGTAAGGCAGCACGGGGTGTATGCCTTTGAACGTCATAACGCGAGCCTTCGCGGGAAGGGCTACGCCATCGAATGGATGCTGAAGGAGCTCTGGAAGCTTCCGAAATCCTATGACGCCGTCGTGATGTTCGATGCCGACAACCTGGTGGACGTCGATTATCTTCGCCACATGAACAATGATCTCTGTTCGGGCTCCAAGGTTATCCAGGCTTACCTCGATACCAAGAACCCGCATGATTCCTGGATCACTTCCGCTTACGCGATTACTTACTGGTACTGCAACCGTCTTTGGCAGCTGCCCCGTACCAATCTCGGGCTGGCCAACTACCTGGGCGGAACCGGCATGTGCTTCGATACGCAGCTCCTGAAGGAAATGGGCTGGGGGGCGACAAGCCTCGTCGAGGACTTGGAGTTCACCATGCGCTGTGTTATGAGGGGTGTGAAGCCGACCTTCAACTACGAGGCCAAAGTGTACGACGAGAAGCCGCTGTCCTTCAAGGCATCCGCCAAGCAGCGTCTGCGCTGGATGCAGGGGCACTTCGATGTGGCCCGCCGCTACTTCTTCCCGCTGTTCTGGCAGGGCCTGAAAGAACGCAACTGGTCCAAGATCGATACGGCCGTGTATGCCTTGAACGTATACAACGTCCTTCTCGGCTCCCTGTGCAGCATTGTGCTGTGGATCAACAAATCGATTCCGGGGATTACCCCGTTCAAGTCCCTGTTCGAAATGGCGCCGCTGGTTTTCATTTTCGTGACCATTGCGAGTGTGGTCCAGTTCCCGATTGCGCTTATCATCGAGAAAGCACCGGCCCGGATCTGGAAGTCGCTTATTACCTTCCCGGTGTTCATGCTTTCGTGGTGGCCGGTTACCCTTTACGCGTTCTTTACCCAGAACAACAAGCAATGGAGCCATACCGAGCATACGCGTGTCATTCGCCTCGAAGAGGTACAGAGCAAACAAGCCAGCTAA
- a CDS encoding phosphatase PAP2 family protein: MGRMLQWLLGQEQAVFRWVNRRRQVPFIDIFFNKITHLGGATATISVTLALVLFAEQPWRKAGLISLIALAVSHLPVAAIKKKYPRLRPYLVLPGTATGENPLTDHSFPSGHSTAIFAAVIPFVLVSPALGFLLIPLALLVAYSRMYLGLHYPSDCLAGALLGTMTAVIVYILS; encoded by the coding sequence ATGGGTCGTATGCTGCAATGGCTTCTAGGACAGGAACAGGCTGTCTTCCGCTGGGTCAACCGGCGCCGGCAGGTCCCGTTCATCGACATCTTTTTTAATAAGATCACCCACTTGGGCGGGGCGACCGCCACGATATCGGTTACGCTGGCTCTCGTCCTATTCGCGGAGCAGCCTTGGCGCAAGGCCGGTCTGATCAGCTTGATCGCGCTAGCCGTCAGCCATCTGCCCGTCGCCGCCATTAAGAAGAAATACCCGCGTCTCCGGCCCTACCTGGTCCTGCCGGGGACGGCCACCGGAGAGAACCCGCTGACCGACCATTCCTTCCCCTCCGGGCATTCCACCGCCATTTTCGCGGCCGTCATCCCTTTCGTGCTGGTCAGCCCGGCGCTTGGCTTCCTGCTGATCCCGCTCGCCCTTCTTGTGGCCTATTCCCGCATGTACCTGGGCCTTCATTACCCGTCGGACTGCCTCGCGGGGGCGCTGCTCGGCACCATGACCGCCGTCATTGTTTATATTTTGTCATAG
- the trmB gene encoding tRNA (guanosine(46)-N7)-methyltransferase TrmB: protein MRLRGRKGIREELERQSDLVILDPKQYKGRWSEFFGNDHPIHVELGMGKGKFISELSFRNPEVNYIGVDMYDELIRRGAEKARKFRVENGQPEEPENLALALLNIEHISEVFAEGEVERIYLNFSDPWPKKKHARRRLTHRGFLLKYKGFLNEWGQIHLKTDSRSLFEFSLNSFADMGLWMRNISLDLHGEGLREDLVLTEYESKFVEQGINIHRCEVLIGDRALEEHRRSLQEQSV from the coding sequence ATGCGTTTAAGAGGCAGGAAGGGGATCCGGGAGGAACTGGAACGGCAGAGCGATCTGGTGATCCTGGATCCGAAGCAGTACAAAGGACGCTGGAGCGAATTTTTCGGCAACGACCATCCGATTCATGTGGAGCTTGGGATGGGGAAGGGCAAATTCATCAGCGAGCTTAGCTTCCGCAACCCGGAAGTGAATTATATCGGAGTGGACATGTATGATGAGCTTATCCGCCGGGGAGCCGAGAAAGCACGCAAATTCCGCGTGGAGAACGGGCAGCCGGAGGAGCCGGAGAACCTGGCTTTGGCTCTACTTAATATAGAGCACATCAGCGAGGTATTCGCCGAAGGGGAAGTGGAGCGCATCTATTTGAACTTCAGCGACCCGTGGCCGAAGAAGAAGCATGCCCGCCGCCGGCTGACCCACAGAGGCTTTCTGTTGAAATACAAGGGCTTTTTGAACGAGTGGGGGCAGATTCACCTCAAAACCGATTCCCGGTCGCTTTTTGAGTTTTCCTTGAACTCTTTTGCGGATATGGGTCTTTGGATGCGGAATATTTCGCTCGATCTGCACGGGGAGGGTCTTAGGGAGGATCTGGTGCTTACGGAATACGAATCTAAATTTGTCGAGCAGGGCATCAACATTCACCGGTGCGAAGTGCTGATAGGAGACCGTGCCTTGGAGGAACACCGCCGCAGCCTGCAGGAACAGTCCGTCTAG
- a CDS encoding WGxxGxxG family protein encodes MKKSGIISMVMTTAIVFGASGASAAGVMSTNNAGTGGAASTGTTTGTMTGTGTTTGNTTGLGTLANSPSPSAIGNTGTYGNYGTTGMGTTGTGTYGARGNYGTYGNGTTGNYNMNTYRTRAVDTNRGSNWGWLGLLGLLGLAGLRNQNRTESRDNL; translated from the coding sequence TTGAAAAAGAGCGGTATTATCTCCATGGTTATGACGACGGCTATCGTTTTTGGCGCAAGCGGAGCTTCCGCTGCAGGCGTAATGAGCACGAACAACGCGGGTACGGGCGGTGCGGCTTCTACGGGCACTACGACGGGCACCATGACCGGCACCGGCACCACGACGGGGAACACGACGGGCCTCGGAACGCTGGCCAATTCGCCAAGCCCAAGCGCCATCGGCAACACGGGAACTTATGGCAACTACGGAACGACCGGTATGGGCACGACGGGAACCGGCACCTATGGAGCCCGCGGCAACTACGGAACGTATGGAAACGGAACGACTGGGAACTACAACATGAACACGTACCGGACACGCGCCGTTGATACGAACCGCGGCAGCAACTGGGGATGGCTCGGCCTTCTCGGCCTTCTCGGTCTGGCGGGTCTGAGAAACCAGAACCGGACCGAGTCGAGAGACAACCTCTAA
- a CDS encoding TIGR01212 family radical SAM protein (This family includes YhcC from E. coli K-12, an uncharacterized radical SAM protein.): MNQLSIDKPLLWGDKRFHTWNHEMRGQFGTKVFKVMLDAGFTCPNRDGKIATGGCTFCSARGSGDFAGSRRDDLVTQFNKVRDRQHLKWPEAKYIGYFQAYTNTYAPVEELREYFEVILQQPGVVGLSIATRPDCLPDDVVEYLAELNQRTYLWVEMGLQTVHESTSTLINRAHDTQCYLDAVAKLRRHNIRTCAHIIYGLPGETHDMMLETGRAVSKMDVQGIKIHLLHLMRKTPMVKQYEAGLLRFLEKDEYVNLVVDTLELLPPEMIVHRLTGDAPRDLLIGPMWSLKKWEVLNAFDAELTRRNTWQGKKWREDA, translated from the coding sequence ATGAATCAGCTTTCTATAGATAAGCCCCTTCTCTGGGGCGATAAACGGTTTCATACCTGGAATCACGAAATGCGCGGTCAGTTCGGCACCAAGGTCTTCAAGGTCATGCTTGACGCCGGCTTTACGTGCCCGAACCGGGACGGGAAGATCGCCACGGGCGGATGCACGTTCTGCAGCGCAAGGGGCTCGGGCGACTTCGCCGGAAGCCGCCGGGACGATCTCGTCACGCAGTTCAACAAAGTCCGGGACCGGCAGCACCTCAAATGGCCCGAAGCCAAGTACATCGGATATTTTCAGGCGTACACCAATACGTATGCTCCCGTCGAGGAGCTCCGGGAATATTTCGAGGTGATCCTGCAGCAGCCCGGAGTCGTCGGCCTCTCGATTGCCACAAGACCCGACTGCCTGCCCGACGATGTCGTCGAGTATCTCGCCGAATTGAACCAAAGGACCTACCTGTGGGTGGAAATGGGCCTTCAGACCGTCCACGAGTCGACCTCCACGCTCATCAACCGGGCTCATGATACCCAGTGTTACCTCGACGCCGTAGCGAAGCTGCGCAGGCACAACATCCGGACCTGCGCCCACATCATCTACGGCCTTCCCGGGGAGACGCACGACATGATGCTCGAAACCGGGCGGGCCGTCTCCAAGATGGACGTCCAGGGCATCAAAATTCACCTTCTCCATCTCATGCGCAAGACCCCGATGGTAAAGCAGTATGAGGCGGGGCTCCTCCGCTTCCTGGAGAAGGACGAGTACGTGAACCTGGTGGTCGATACGCTGGAGCTTCTGCCGCCGGAGATGATCGTTCACCGTCTGACGGGGGACGCGCCGCGCGATCTTCTGATCGGCCCCATGTGGAGCCTGAAGAAATGGGAAGTGCTGAATGCCTTCGATGCCGAGCTCACCAGACGGAACACCTGGCAGGGCAAAAAATGGCGGGAGGATGCCTGA
- a CDS encoding tRNA (mnm(5)s(2)U34)-methyltransferase, with protein sequence MGFLSVLSFAHKLVSERMRPGEPAVDATTGNGVDTLFLARLSGPKGCVYGFDVQEQALSNTRQRLAAEPEGQAPVHLFKLSHARLAEVIPDEHAGRLAAVMFNLGYLPGSGDERIITRPDSTLPALNGALSLLRPGGIVTVLLYPGHEGGAEECREVERWAAALPQEEWQAVSYRFLNRAETSPYAMAVVRK encoded by the coding sequence ATGGGATTCTTGTCCGTGCTGAGCTTCGCCCACAAGCTCGTCTCCGAACGGATGCGTCCGGGAGAACCGGCCGTCGATGCCACGACGGGCAATGGGGTGGATACTCTCTTCCTCGCCCGCCTGAGCGGGCCTAAGGGCTGCGTATACGGCTTTGATGTGCAGGAGCAGGCGCTCTCCAACACGCGGCAGAGGCTCGCCGCCGAGCCGGAAGGACAGGCTCCGGTGCACCTGTTCAAGCTGTCCCATGCCCGTCTGGCGGAGGTCATCCCCGACGAGCATGCCGGACGTCTCGCCGCCGTCATGTTCAACCTGGGCTACCTTCCCGGATCGGGAGACGAACGCATCATCACCCGCCCGGATTCGACCCTGCCCGCCCTGAACGGAGCTCTCTCCCTTCTGCGCCCCGGCGGGATCGTGACGGTGCTCCTGTACCCCGGACATGAAGGTGGAGCGGAGGAGTGCCGGGAGGTGGAACGGTGGGCCGCTGCGCTGCCCCAGGAAGAATGGCAGGCCGTCAGCTATCGCTTCCTCAATCGGGCGGAGACGTCCCCGTACGCCATGGCCGTCGTTCGAAAATGA
- a CDS encoding type I phosphomannose isomerase catalytic subunit, with translation MNLYPLQFKPEMKERVWGGRALERFGLELPDGHIGEGWMIGDHPNGTTKAMNGELAGLGLDEIREKYGQELFGTKGQTNGGRFPLLIKLLDCQDDLSVQVHPNDSYEKLPAGELGKTEMWYILNAKPGARILYGLKPGVTRESLEEAIQGGRIMDSLQEVPVKAGDSFYIPAGTVHALCAGVLAAEIQQNSDTTYRLYDYDRPGLDGKPRELHIEDSLNVIAYEGAGATRMTTELEEPNRWLTLAQSPYFVVEKGRVEQSWALQTSPESFVIHIVCEGAGQLVWTDGSLDLKPGDAFLLPAGLGSYSLEGEVTVLRSYLP, from the coding sequence TTGAATCTGTATCCTCTGCAATTCAAACCGGAAATGAAGGAACGCGTCTGGGGAGGACGGGCGCTGGAGCGCTTCGGCCTGGAGCTGCCGGACGGCCACATCGGGGAAGGCTGGATGATCGGCGACCACCCGAACGGAACGACCAAAGCGATGAACGGGGAGCTGGCCGGCCTCGGCCTGGATGAAATCCGTGAGAAATACGGCCAGGAGCTGTTCGGAACGAAGGGGCAGACGAACGGGGGACGCTTCCCGCTCCTCATCAAGCTGTTGGACTGCCAGGACGACCTGTCCGTCCAGGTTCATCCCAATGACTCCTATGAGAAACTGCCGGCCGGAGAGCTTGGCAAGACGGAGATGTGGTACATTCTCAACGCCAAGCCGGGAGCCCGCATCCTGTACGGCTTGAAACCAGGAGTAACACGGGAAAGCCTCGAGGAGGCGATCCAAGGCGGCCGGATTATGGACAGCCTCCAGGAGGTGCCGGTGAAGGCCGGGGATTCCTTCTACATCCCCGCCGGAACGGTCCACGCTCTATGCGCGGGCGTCCTTGCCGCCGAGATTCAGCAGAACTCGGATACCACCTACCGGCTGTACGATTACGACCGTCCGGGCTTGGACGGGAAGCCGCGTGAGCTGCATATCGAGGACTCGCTGAATGTCATCGCCTACGAAGGCGCCGGGGCCACCCGGATGACAACGGAGCTCGAAGAGCCTAACCGCTGGCTTACGTTGGCCCAATCTCCTTATTTCGTCGTGGAGAAGGGCCGGGTGGAGCAAAGCTGGGCGCTCCAGACTTCCCCGGAGAGCTTCGTCATTCACATCGTCTGCGAAGGCGCCGGGCAGCTCGTCTGGACGGACGGCTCGCTCGATCTCAAGCCGGGCGATGCCTTCCTGCTTCCCGCCGGCCTCGGGTCCTATTCCCTCGAGGGCGAGGTAACCGTTCTTCGCAGCTACCTGCCGTAA
- a CDS encoding B12-binding domain-containing radical SAM protein — MKVVLSTLNAKYIHTSLALRCLKAFCRDEYEVEMAEYTIKDPVMNVVADLFQRKPSVLGFSCYIWNIEETITIIRMVKKIMPETVIVLGGPEVSYDTDYWMNRLPEVDFIVMGEGEETFLHLLRTITGDRKYHFVYGLAYRKNGEAVLNPGRPKLDLNELPTPYRFPEDEAALANRVVYFETSRGCPFSCQFCLSSIEVGVRYFDMERTKSDLLYLIGAGAKLIKFVDRTFNIKRDYALEIFEFLIKNHGGCVFQFEITADIMRPEVLQYLSENAPPGIFRFEIGVQSTNDLTNDLVKRRQNFAKLSRTVTTVKNSGKIDQHLDLIAGLPQEDYSSFRKTFNDVFALGPEELQLGFLKMLRGTGMRQDAGQYGYVYMDNAPYEILGNDILPFSDLIRIKRVEDVLEKYWNAHRMDHTVSYLIREEFASAFDFFQEFGDYWEERGWQKIGHQLEDLFTRLHAFLLHRGTARLEVAEGLMKLDYFLNHKYKPRKIWWEFTLDKTRQASILRLAADQPEVFSAGLASRGLSEKELHKHAVVELLPYDLQAYLQDGRVEAADTLLLVYYPPDGEGRPDVYTAGADRLAIPRVTP; from the coding sequence ATGAAAGTCGTCCTGTCGACGCTTAACGCCAAATACATCCATACTTCTCTCGCGCTCCGATGCCTGAAGGCCTTCTGCCGGGACGAGTACGAGGTGGAGATGGCGGAATATACCATCAAGGATCCGGTCATGAACGTAGTGGCCGATCTCTTTCAGAGGAAGCCTTCCGTCCTGGGGTTCTCCTGCTACATCTGGAATATCGAAGAGACGATCACGATCATCCGGATGGTTAAGAAAATCATGCCCGAAACGGTCATCGTCCTCGGAGGACCGGAGGTTTCCTACGATACCGATTATTGGATGAACCGCCTGCCGGAGGTCGATTTCATCGTCATGGGGGAAGGGGAGGAGACATTCCTTCATCTTCTGCGAACCATCACCGGGGACCGGAAATATCATTTCGTTTACGGGCTGGCTTACCGCAAGAACGGCGAGGCGGTGCTAAATCCGGGACGCCCCAAGCTCGATCTGAACGAGCTCCCGACGCCTTACCGGTTTCCGGAGGATGAGGCGGCGCTTGCGAACCGGGTCGTCTATTTCGAAACGAGCCGCGGCTGCCCGTTCTCCTGCCAATTTTGCCTGTCCAGTATAGAAGTAGGCGTACGTTATTTCGACATGGAACGGACGAAGTCCGATCTTCTCTATCTGATCGGGGCGGGGGCGAAGCTGATCAAGTTCGTGGACCGCACGTTCAATATCAAGAGGGACTATGCCCTCGAGATCTTCGAGTTTCTCATCAAGAATCACGGGGGCTGCGTCTTTCAGTTCGAGATTACGGCGGACATCATGCGTCCCGAAGTGCTGCAGTATCTCTCCGAGAATGCCCCTCCCGGCATCTTCCGCTTCGAGATCGGCGTGCAGTCCACCAATGATCTGACGAACGACCTGGTCAAGCGCCGTCAGAACTTTGCGAAGCTGTCCCGGACGGTGACGACGGTCAAGAACAGCGGGAAGATCGATCAGCATCTCGATCTCATTGCGGGCCTTCCGCAGGAGGACTACTCGTCCTTCCGCAAGACGTTCAACGATGTCTTCGCCCTCGGCCCGGAAGAGCTTCAGCTCGGGTTTCTCAAGATGCTTAGAGGGACGGGCATGAGGCAGGATGCCGGCCAATACGGGTATGTGTATATGGATAACGCCCCTTACGAAATCCTGGGCAACGACATCCTGCCGTTCTCCGACCTGATCCGCATCAAACGGGTGGAGGACGTCCTAGAGAAATACTGGAATGCCCACCGGATGGACCACACCGTCTCCTACCTCATCCGGGAGGAATTTGCTTCGGCGTTCGATTTCTTTCAGGAGTTTGGGGATTACTGGGAGGAACGGGGCTGGCAGAAGATCGGCCACCAGCTCGAGGACCTGTTTACCCGCCTGCACGCCTTTCTCCTGCATAGGGGAACGGCGCGCTTGGAGGTGGCGGAAGGGCTGATGAAACTCGACTATTTCCTCAACCATAAGTACAAGCCGCGCAAAATCTGGTGGGAGTTCACCCTCGACAAAACGCGGCAGGCCTCCATCCTGCGACTGGCCGCCGACCAGCCGGAGGTCTTCTCAGCCGGGCTTGCCTCCCGCGGCCTGAGCGAGAAGGAGCTCCACAAGCATGCGGTGGTCGAGCTGCTTCCTTATGACCTGCAGGCTTATCTGCAGGACGGAAGGGTGGAAGCCGCCGATACGCTTTTACTGGTTTATTACCCGCCGGACGGCGAAGGGCGGCCGGACGTTTATACCGCCGGTGCCGACCGGCTCGCCATACCACGCGTTACCCCATAA
- a CDS encoding RluA family pseudouridine synthase encodes MKRDPRPKNQTTGHSRNKPAAKTGQAGKTAPKARTYPVAQEGELLAFLLEHVTGSGRNAIKAMLARGQVSVDGRAQTAYNHPLTPGQTVTVSKERIDDAPPFMGLAILHEDEHLIVIRKEAGLLSIAARHEENEITAYNQLMEHVKRAHPKNRIFVVHRLDRDTSGVMMFAKSEEVQQALQTAWRESVEERVYTALVEGIVRKPEGTVSSWLKESKTLRMYSSPYAGDGQHAVTHYKVLQSGNGFSLLEVRLETGRKNQIRVHMQDIGHPIVGDKKYGARSSAIGRLGLHARVLAFLHPVTGERLRFRTDIPKPFLKVFQEGNG; translated from the coding sequence TTGAAACGCGACCCCAGACCCAAAAACCAGACAACGGGCCATTCCCGTAATAAACCCGCCGCCAAAACCGGACAGGCCGGCAAGACCGCACCGAAAGCCAGAACCTATCCGGTGGCTCAGGAAGGCGAGCTTCTGGCGTTCCTGCTCGAGCACGTAACCGGTTCCGGCCGCAACGCCATCAAGGCGATGCTCGCCCGGGGGCAGGTTTCCGTCGACGGCCGGGCCCAAACCGCCTACAACCATCCGCTGACCCCCGGTCAAACGGTAACGGTCAGCAAGGAGCGAATCGATGACGCTCCGCCGTTCATGGGCCTTGCCATCCTCCATGAGGACGAGCATTTGATCGTCATCCGGAAGGAAGCCGGCCTGCTCTCGATCGCCGCCCGCCATGAAGAGAACGAGATCACGGCGTACAACCAGCTCATGGAGCACGTGAAGCGCGCGCACCCGAAGAACCGCATCTTCGTCGTCCACCGGCTGGACCGGGACACATCCGGGGTGATGATGTTCGCCAAAAGCGAGGAGGTTCAACAGGCGCTGCAGACGGCGTGGAGGGAATCCGTGGAGGAGCGGGTGTACACGGCCCTTGTGGAAGGAATCGTCCGGAAGCCGGAAGGAACGGTCTCTTCGTGGCTCAAGGAGAGCAAGACGCTCCGCATGTACTCCAGTCCTTACGCCGGAGACGGCCAGCATGCCGTTACCCATTACAAGGTGCTTCAATCGGGAAACGGCTTCTCCCTGCTCGAGGTCCGGCTCGAGACCGGCCGCAAGAACCAGATCCGCGTTCATATGCAGGATATCGGGCATCCCATTGTCGGAGATAAGAAGTACGGAGCCCGCTCGTCGGCCATCGGCCGGCTGGGGCTGCACGCACGTGTCCTTGCATTCCTGCATCCGGTTACCGGGGAAAGGCTCCGTTTCCGTACGGACATCCCCAAGCCTTTTCTGAAGGTCTTCCAGGAAGGAAATGGCTGA